The following proteins are encoded in a genomic region of Maribacter hydrothermalis:
- a CDS encoding HEPN domain-containing protein, with product MQSFRTEIENQVVAKDILELERKIHEFHGGKLDEEKFRSLRLARGVYGQRQEGVQMIRIKLPYGKVTSKQLLRICDVSDEYSTGRLHITTRQDIQIHYVDLNRTPQLWSELEKDDITLREACGNTVRNVTASETAGVDVDEPFDVSPYAHALFQYFLRNPVSQEMGRKFKVSFSASDADTGLSYMHDLGFIAKIENGEVGFKVMLGGGLGSQPRHADELYSFLPADQIIPLMETVVRVFDRYGERKSRAKARMKFLLKDLGLDGFKELLAAEKTAVPFDTFPIDPEDYPKTKVSDLKVPAVEIADSKEFEQWKSTNVVPQKQPGYVALGIKVLLGDFYTDKARLLANLVQKYAAGELRLSLRQNILIPFVKEGNVEFFYTELMKLGFAEAGYNKALDITACPGTDTCNLGIASSTGIAEELERVIKTEYPDYINNEDVVIKISGCMNACGQHNMANIGFQGMSVRTKDKLVAPALQVLLGGSNDGNGQGRFADKVVKVPSKRGPEALRLILNDFDANGGDLSFPDYYAEKGQMYFYDFLTPLSSVDDLTAEDFIDWGNTERYEKAIGVGECAGVVIDLIATLLFESEEKIQNAQDMFDAEKWSASIYHAYSSMVNSAKAMLTSENTKVNTHVSIIKDFDEKFVADGRIAVAGGFEKLVLQLNQNEPTKEFAASYIKDAKVFLETVAKFREQELAEA from the coding sequence ATGCAGAGTTTTAGAACAGAAATAGAGAATCAAGTAGTTGCTAAAGATATTTTAGAACTGGAACGCAAGATTCATGAGTTCCATGGCGGCAAATTAGATGAGGAGAAATTTAGAAGCCTACGTTTGGCTCGTGGTGTATACGGTCAGCGTCAAGAAGGGGTTCAGATGATCCGTATTAAGTTGCCATATGGTAAGGTGACTTCTAAACAATTGCTACGTATTTGTGATGTGTCCGATGAATATTCTACCGGTAGATTACATATTACTACACGTCAAGATATTCAGATTCACTATGTGGATTTAAATAGGACTCCCCAGCTATGGTCGGAATTGGAGAAAGACGATATCACGTTAAGAGAAGCTTGTGGTAACACGGTACGTAATGTAACGGCCAGTGAAACTGCGGGTGTAGATGTCGATGAGCCTTTTGATGTTTCACCATATGCACATGCATTATTTCAATACTTTTTAAGAAACCCTGTCTCTCAAGAAATGGGGCGTAAGTTCAAAGTTTCTTTCTCAGCGAGTGATGCAGATACAGGACTTTCATACATGCATGATTTAGGCTTTATCGCTAAAATCGAAAATGGAGAAGTAGGTTTTAAAGTGATGTTGGGTGGAGGTTTAGGTTCTCAGCCAAGACATGCTGATGAATTATATAGCTTTTTACCTGCCGATCAGATTATTCCGTTAATGGAAACTGTGGTGCGTGTTTTTGACCGTTATGGTGAACGTAAGAGTAGAGCAAAGGCAAGAATGAAGTTTTTGTTGAAAGATTTAGGCTTGGACGGATTCAAAGAATTGTTGGCTGCAGAAAAAACAGCGGTTCCTTTCGATACGTTTCCTATTGATCCAGAAGACTATCCTAAAACAAAAGTATCGGATTTAAAAGTTCCTGCAGTTGAAATAGCGGACTCAAAAGAGTTTGAGCAGTGGAAATCTACAAACGTAGTTCCGCAGAAACAACCAGGTTATGTTGCTTTGGGTATTAAAGTGTTACTTGGTGATTTTTATACGGATAAGGCACGTCTGTTAGCGAATTTGGTACAAAAATATGCAGCGGGTGAATTAAGATTATCATTGCGTCAAAACATATTAATTCCCTTCGTAAAAGAAGGGAATGTTGAATTTTTCTATACGGAATTAATGAAGTTAGGTTTTGCTGAAGCAGGCTATAACAAGGCATTGGATATTACTGCTTGTCCGGGTACGGATACCTGTAACTTAGGTATAGCAAGTAGTACCGGTATTGCAGAAGAACTGGAAAGAGTTATAAAAACAGAATACCCTGATTATATTAATAACGAAGATGTTGTTATAAAAATCAGTGGTTGTATGAACGCATGTGGACAACACAATATGGCAAATATTGGTTTCCAAGGAATGTCCGTTCGTACAAAAGATAAATTAGTTGCTCCGGCATTACAAGTATTGTTGGGTGGTAGTAATGATGGTAACGGACAAGGTCGTTTTGCTGATAAAGTAGTAAAAGTACCAAGTAAAAGAGGTCCCGAAGCATTACGTTTAATTTTAAATGATTTTGATGCTAACGGTGGTGATTTATCATTCCCAGATTACTACGCAGAAAAAGGGCAAATGTATTTCTACGATTTTCTAACGCCACTTTCATCTGTAGATGATTTAACGGCGGAAGATTTTATTGACTGGGGAAATACAGAACGTTATGAAAAAGCAATTGGTGTAGGTGAATGTGCTGGTGTGGTGATTGACTTAATTGCGACGCTTCTTTTTGAAAGCGAAGAGAAAATACAGAATGCACAAGATATGTTCGATGCTGAAAAGTGGTCTGCAAGTATCTATCACGCATATTCTTCCATGGTGAATTCGGCGAAAGCGATGTTGACATCAGAGAATACAAAAGTGAATACCCATGTAAGTATCATTAAAGATTTTGATGAGAAATTTGTTGCCGATGGTAGAATTGCTGTTGCAGGCGGATTCGAAAAATTGGTGCTTCAGTTAAATCAGAATGAACCAACAAAAGAATTTGCAGCCTCATATATAAAAGATGCTAAGGTGTTTTTAGAGACAGTAGCAAAATTTAGGGAACAAGAATTAGCAGAAGCATAA
- the metH gene encoding methionine synthase codes for MSTNNEQRFLKLSGLEPLIVTPETNFINVGERTNVAGSKMFLRLIKEEKFEEALAVAREQVENGAQIIDINMDDGLIDGKEAMVKFLNLVISEPDISRVPIMIDSSKWEIIEAGLQVVQGKCVVNSISLKEGEEQFVHHAKLIKRYGAAVIVMAFDEIGQADNYDRRIEIAKRSYDVLVNKVNFAPEDIIFDLNIFPVATGMDEHKLNAIDFIEATRWVRENLPHASVSGGVSNVSFSFRGNNPVREAMHSVFLYHAIKAGMNMGIVNPSMLEVYDDIPKDLLEHVEDVILNRRDDATERLLDFAESVIGKTKESKIDLSWREEPLQNRITRALVKGIDQYIVEDVEEARLAADKPIEVIENNLMTGMNVVGDLFGSGKMFLPQVVKSARVMKKAVAYLLPYIEEEKLLNPVTDGSGAPGKILMATVKGDVHDIGKNIVGVVLACNNYEIVDLGVMVPPEKIIAAAIEHNVDIIGLSGLITPSLDEMVHLAKEMERKDFKIPLLIGGATTSKAHTAVKIDTQYKEAVVHVNDASRAVTVVGDLLQKETSISYKKSIKVDYDVFRKKFLNRSSSKTYKSIVAARRNKFKIDWKTSEIVKPNKLGIQVIDDLDLNLLIPFIDWTPFFRSWELHGKYPAILTDEVVGTQATELFADAQEMLNKIISEKKLKAKGIFGLFPANSVNDDDILVDTSSNLDENTGSLSGAEAKESHTFRTLRQQLERREGVADYALADFIAPKESGKKDYIGCFCVSTGFGTAELAAKYEADLDDYNAILVKALADRLAEAFAEYLHKEVRLKHWGYAANEELTNEDLIKESYKGIRPAPGYPACPDHLEKLTIWDILKVKETIGVELTDSLAMWPAASVSGYYFGNPEARYFGLGKIKEDQVKDFAERKDISLELAEKWLAPNIVD; via the coding sequence ATGAGTACGAACAACGAACAACGCTTTCTAAAACTTAGCGGCTTAGAACCCCTAATCGTTACCCCAGAAACGAACTTCATAAACGTTGGTGAACGTACCAACGTTGCAGGTTCTAAAATGTTTCTTCGATTAATTAAAGAAGAGAAGTTTGAGGAAGCATTGGCTGTTGCAAGAGAACAAGTAGAGAATGGTGCCCAGATCATTGATATTAACATGGATGACGGACTGATCGATGGTAAAGAAGCCATGGTCAAATTTTTAAATCTTGTTATTTCTGAGCCAGATATTTCTCGTGTTCCTATTATGATAGATAGCTCTAAATGGGAAATTATAGAGGCTGGTCTGCAAGTTGTACAAGGTAAATGTGTAGTAAATTCTATCAGTTTAAAAGAAGGTGAAGAACAATTTGTGCATCACGCGAAACTGATAAAAAGATATGGTGCCGCAGTAATAGTAATGGCTTTTGATGAGATAGGTCAGGCAGATAATTATGACCGCCGAATAGAAATAGCAAAACGTTCGTATGACGTTTTGGTGAATAAAGTAAACTTTGCACCAGAAGACATTATTTTTGATTTAAATATTTTCCCTGTAGCTACAGGTATGGATGAGCATAAATTAAATGCCATCGACTTTATTGAAGCAACGCGTTGGGTTCGTGAAAACTTACCACATGCTAGTGTTAGTGGTGGTGTAAGTAATGTTTCCTTCTCGTTTAGGGGAAATAATCCTGTGCGTGAAGCTATGCATTCGGTTTTCCTGTACCATGCCATAAAAGCAGGTATGAACATGGGTATTGTGAACCCAAGTATGTTAGAAGTTTATGACGATATACCAAAGGATTTACTAGAGCATGTTGAAGATGTAATCTTGAATAGAAGGGATGATGCTACGGAACGATTGTTGGATTTTGCGGAATCGGTCATAGGAAAGACCAAAGAAAGTAAAATTGATTTGTCTTGGCGAGAAGAGCCATTACAAAATAGAATTACACGTGCCTTGGTAAAAGGTATCGACCAATATATAGTTGAAGATGTAGAAGAAGCCAGGTTGGCGGCAGATAAGCCAATTGAAGTCATTGAAAATAATCTAATGACCGGTATGAACGTAGTGGGTGATTTATTCGGAAGCGGAAAAATGTTCTTGCCCCAAGTAGTGAAATCTGCTCGAGTAATGAAAAAAGCAGTGGCCTACTTGTTACCATATATTGAAGAGGAAAAATTATTAAATCCGGTTACAGACGGATCAGGGGCTCCCGGAAAAATATTAATGGCTACCGTTAAGGGAGATGTTCATGATATTGGCAAAAATATTGTGGGTGTAGTGCTTGCCTGCAACAACTATGAAATTGTTGATTTAGGGGTAATGGTACCACCCGAAAAGATAATAGCAGCTGCAATTGAGCACAATGTAGATATTATAGGGCTTAGCGGATTAATAACGCCGTCATTGGATGAAATGGTGCATTTGGCAAAGGAAATGGAACGTAAAGATTTCAAGATTCCGTTGTTGATTGGTGGGGCAACCACGAGTAAAGCACATACTGCGGTTAAGATTGATACACAATACAAAGAAGCTGTCGTTCATGTAAATGATGCTTCTAGAGCGGTTACCGTGGTAGGAGATTTATTGCAGAAAGAAACTTCTATTAGTTATAAGAAAAGCATTAAAGTTGATTACGATGTATTTCGTAAGAAGTTTTTAAATCGCTCTTCTAGCAAAACATACAAGTCGATTGTAGCAGCACGAAGAAATAAGTTTAAGATAGACTGGAAAACGTCTGAGATAGTTAAGCCTAATAAATTAGGTATTCAGGTAATTGATGATTTAGATTTGAATCTTCTTATTCCTTTTATTGACTGGACACCATTTTTTAGAAGTTGGGAATTACATGGTAAATATCCGGCAATATTGACGGACGAAGTAGTAGGGACTCAAGCAACTGAATTATTTGCCGATGCCCAAGAAATGCTGAACAAGATAATTTCTGAGAAGAAATTAAAAGCAAAAGGTATTTTCGGACTGTTTCCTGCGAACTCCGTTAATGATGATGATATTTTAGTTGACACAAGCTCAAATCTAGATGAGAATACCGGGTCGCTGAGCGGAGCCGAAGCGAAGGAGAGCCACACTTTCCGTACCCTTCGCCAACAATTAGAACGTAGAGAAGGCGTTGCCGATTATGCTTTGGCAGATTTTATAGCGCCAAAAGAATCGGGAAAGAAAGATTATATAGGTTGTTTCTGTGTTTCAACAGGTTTTGGTACAGCAGAATTAGCGGCAAAATATGAAGCTGATTTAGACGATTATAATGCTATTTTAGTAAAGGCATTGGCGGATAGATTGGCAGAAGCATTTGCAGAATATTTGCACAAGGAAGTGAGGCTGAAACATTGGGGCTATGCAGCCAATGAAGAATTAACCAATGAAGATCTAATAAAAGAATCGTACAAAGGTATTCGTCCTGCACCGGGTTATCCTGCGTGTCCGGATCATTTGGAGAAATTGACCATTTGGGATATATTAAAAGTTAAGGAGACAATTGGAGTGGAACTGACGGATAGTTTGGCTATGTGGCCTGCGGCATCGGTAAGCGGGTATTATTTCGGAAATCCAGAAGCTCGTTATTTCGGATTAGGAAAAATTAAAGAAGACCAGGTGAAAGATTTTGCAGAACGAAAAGATATTTCGTTAGAACTAGCTGAAAAATGGTTAGCGCCGAATATCGTTGACTAA
- a CDS encoding NAD(P)/FAD-dependent oxidoreductase has protein sequence MIKTDMLIIGAGPTGLFTVFEAGLLKLKTHLIDALPQPGGQCSEIYPKKPIYDIPAFPEILAGTLVDNLMEQIKPFEPGFTLGERAETLDKLEDGSFVVTTNKGTKHNAPVVVIAGGLGSFEPRKPPISNIVNFEDTGVSYIIKDPEVYRDKKVIIAGGGDSALDWAIFLTDVASEVTLVHRRDEFRGALDSVEKASELAKLGKIKLITKAEVKELHGVDNLEAVVIKHTDKEKEDTYLEVDNFIPLFGLSPKLGPIGDWGLEIQKNAIKVNNAKDYQTNIPGIYAIGDVNTYEGKLKLILSGFHEAAVMCQYAYQQINPGKRFVMKYTTVGGVEGFDGSKKEAKKEVVQSIA, from the coding sequence ATGATTAAAACAGATATGCTCATCATAGGAGCGGGACCAACCGGATTATTTACGGTTTTTGAAGCAGGATTGTTAAAGTTAAAAACGCATTTAATAGATGCATTGCCGCAACCAGGTGGGCAGTGTTCTGAGATATATCCTAAGAAACCTATTTATGATATTCCGGCATTTCCAGAAATTTTGGCGGGTACTTTGGTAGATAATTTAATGGAGCAAATCAAACCTTTTGAACCAGGATTTACCTTGGGCGAAAGAGCTGAAACTTTAGATAAATTAGAAGATGGTTCGTTTGTAGTAACGACGAATAAAGGAACAAAGCACAATGCTCCTGTAGTTGTAATCGCTGGTGGTCTAGGTTCTTTTGAACCAAGAAAACCACCTATTTCAAATATTGTAAACTTTGAAGATACGGGTGTTTCGTATATAATCAAGGATCCAGAAGTATACCGAGATAAGAAAGTGATTATTGCCGGTGGTGGGGATTCAGCTTTAGACTGGGCCATATTCTTAACGGATGTAGCATCAGAAGTAACCTTGGTTCATAGAAGAGATGAGTTTAGAGGTGCTTTAGATTCAGTTGAAAAAGCATCTGAATTGGCGAAGCTGGGTAAAATCAAATTGATTACAAAGGCTGAGGTAAAAGAATTGCACGGGGTAGATAATTTGGAAGCCGTAGTTATTAAGCATACCGATAAGGAAAAGGAAGATACTTATTTAGAGGTAGATAATTTCATTCCGTTATTTGGTCTGTCTCCAAAATTAGGACCCATTGGTGATTGGGGCCTAGAGATTCAGAAAAATGCCATTAAGGTAAATAACGCAAAAGATTACCAAACAAATATACCGGGAATATACGCTATTGGAGATGTAAATACCTATGAAGGCAAGTTGAAATTGATACTTTCAGGTTTCCATGAAGCAGCGGTAATGTGTCAGTATGCATACCAACAAATCAATCCGGGTAAGCGCTTTGTAATGAAATATACGACCGTTGGCGGAGTAGAAGGATTTGATGGTTCTAAGAAAGAAGCTAAAAAAGAAGTAGTACAAAGTATCGCATAA
- the cobA gene encoding uroporphyrinogen-III C-methyltransferase, with product MSLESNLTKTERYPAVVERSRNRGLLTVVGAGPGDIELITLKAIKTLENADVVLYDALVNEELLDYAKNAELIFVGKRKGCYAYQQEQINELIVSRAKSAGHVVRLKGGDPFVFGRGSEEMEYAASHGLEVAMVPGISSSLSVPAYQNIPVTKRGSSESFWVITGTTKEHKLSTDVALAAKSSATVVILMGMSKLPQIVELFQSEGKADMPIAIIQNGTCKNEKVGIATIDTIEGVVEKENLSNPAIIIIGEVVKHREALVEAKNQYSQENARLSAV from the coding sequence ATGAGTTTAGAAAGCAATTTAACGAAGACTGAGCGTTATCCAGCGGTGGTTGAGCGTAGTCGAAACCGTGGGCTTTTAACTGTTGTCGGTGCAGGACCTGGTGATATAGAGCTAATCACTCTAAAAGCAATTAAGACACTAGAAAACGCCGATGTTGTTTTGTACGATGCTTTGGTAAACGAAGAGTTGCTAGACTACGCAAAAAATGCAGAATTGATTTTTGTAGGTAAGCGTAAAGGGTGCTATGCCTATCAGCAAGAACAAATAAATGAACTAATTGTTAGCAGAGCAAAATCTGCGGGACATGTAGTACGATTAAAAGGTGGAGATCCATTTGTATTCGGTCGTGGTTCAGAGGAAATGGAGTATGCCGCATCTCACGGATTGGAAGTTGCCATGGTACCAGGTATTTCATCAAGTTTAAGTGTGCCGGCATATCAAAATATACCAGTTACCAAAAGAGGTTCGTCAGAAAGCTTTTGGGTAATTACAGGAACTACCAAAGAGCATAAACTATCTACCGATGTTGCTTTAGCTGCAAAAAGTAGTGCAACAGTAGTGATATTGATGGGAATGTCAAAACTCCCACAAATAGTAGAATTATTTCAGTCTGAAGGCAAAGCAGACATGCCCATTGCTATCATTCAAAACGGAACTTGTAAGAATGAAAAAGTTGGGATTGCTACCATTGATACTATAGAAGGTGTAGTAGAGAAAGAAAACCTTTCTAATCCTGCAATTATTATTATTGGTGAAGTGGTAAAGCATCGCGAAGCATTAGTAGAAGCTAAAAACCAGTATTCACAAGAGAATGCTCGGTTGAGCGCAGTATAA
- a CDS encoding homocysteine S-methyltransferase family protein, translating into MKDIKEILKERILILDGAMGTMLQRYKFTEEDFRGERFKDWEHPLQGNNDLLSLTQPEAIAEVHRKYFEAGADIVETNTFSGTTIAMADYYMEDLVYELNYESARIAKMVADEFTKKEPNKPRFVAGSIGPTNKTASMSPDVNDPGFRAISFDELRIAYKQQVEALLDGGSDVLLVETIFDTLNAKAALFAIEEVKEERNIDVPIMVSGTITDASGRTLSGQTAEAFLISISHIPILSVGFNCALGANQLVPHLEVLSTKSEHAVSAHPNAGLPNAFGEYDETPEQMAEQIKEYAEKGLVNIVGGCCGTTPEHITAIAEVVAQYEPRKLTVFQ; encoded by the coding sequence ATGAAGGATATAAAGGAAATATTAAAAGAGCGAATTCTCATATTAGATGGTGCCATGGGTACCATGTTGCAGCGCTATAAGTTTACTGAGGAAGATTTTAGGGGAGAGCGTTTTAAAGATTGGGAACACCCTTTGCAGGGTAATAATGATTTGTTATCGCTCACACAACCCGAGGCAATTGCAGAGGTACACCGTAAGTATTTTGAAGCGGGAGCAGATATCGTAGAAACCAATACATTCTCTGGTACTACTATCGCTATGGCAGATTATTATATGGAAGACTTGGTATACGAGTTGAATTATGAATCGGCACGTATAGCTAAAATGGTTGCAGATGAATTCACGAAGAAAGAGCCTAATAAACCAAGATTTGTAGCGGGTAGTATAGGTCCCACAAATAAAACGGCAAGTATGTCGCCAGATGTAAACGATCCAGGTTTTCGCGCTATTTCTTTTGATGAGTTGCGTATTGCGTATAAGCAACAAGTAGAGGCATTGTTAGATGGTGGGTCAGATGTTTTATTGGTAGAAACTATTTTCGATACCCTTAATGCAAAAGCGGCATTGTTCGCTATTGAAGAAGTAAAAGAAGAAAGAAATATAGATGTTCCAATCATGGTCAGTGGTACCATAACCGATGCTTCGGGAAGAACATTATCCGGACAAACAGCAGAAGCTTTTTTGATATCCATATCCCATATTCCTATTTTATCGGTCGGTTTCAATTGTGCATTAGGAGCTAATCAATTGGTGCCACATCTAGAGGTGTTGTCCACCAAAAGTGAGCATGCGGTTTCCGCACACCCTAATGCAGGGTTGCCAAACGCTTTTGGAGAATATGATGAAACTCCCGAGCAAATGGCAGAGCAAATAAAAGAATACGCAGAAAAGGGACTAGTAAATATAGTAGGTGGTTGTTGTGGAACCACTCCGGAACATATTACGGCGATAGCTGAGGTGGTTGCTCAATATGAACCTAGAAAGTTGACAGTTTTCCAATAG
- the metF gene encoding methylenetetrahydrofolate reductase [NAD(P)H], which yields MKVTDHITNAKGKTLFSFEIVPPVKGRNIQELYNNIDPLMEFNPPFIDVTTSREETIYVKKEGLLDKKTTRMRPGTVGICASIQHKYNVDTVPHVICGGFTREETEYMLVDCHYLGIQNVMALRGDARSEQKYFEATDGGHPFAIDLVKQIQDLNCGKYLHETIESEHCSDFCIGVAGYPEKHLESPSLQSDLKRLKEKVDAGADYVVTQMFFDNQKYFEFVEAAKNMGITVPIIPGIKPIAVKRHMQLLPQVFRIDLPQDLIEAVDGCATNKDVRKVGIEWAIQQSKELKAAGVPVLHYYSMGKSDNIKAIAEALF from the coding sequence ATGAAAGTAACAGACCATATTACCAACGCAAAAGGAAAAACGCTTTTTTCATTTGAGATAGTACCACCTGTTAAAGGGCGTAACATTCAAGAATTGTACAATAATATTGATCCGTTGATGGAATTTAATCCTCCGTTCATTGATGTAACTACATCTCGAGAGGAAACGATTTATGTAAAGAAAGAAGGCTTGTTAGATAAAAAAACCACACGTATGCGACCTGGTACTGTTGGTATTTGTGCTTCTATTCAACATAAATATAATGTGGATACTGTGCCGCATGTTATTTGTGGAGGATTTACAAGGGAGGAAACGGAATACATGTTGGTTGATTGCCATTATTTGGGCATACAAAATGTAATGGCCTTACGTGGCGATGCCCGTAGCGAGCAGAAATATTTTGAAGCTACTGATGGTGGACACCCATTTGCAATCGATTTGGTAAAACAAATTCAAGACTTAAATTGCGGTAAGTATTTACATGAAACCATAGAAAGCGAACACTGTAGCGATTTTTGTATTGGTGTGGCTGGTTACCCAGAGAAGCATTTAGAATCTCCGTCTTTACAATCAGATTTAAAACGATTGAAAGAAAAAGTAGATGCTGGTGCAGATTATGTGGTTACGCAAATGTTTTTTGACAATCAGAAGTATTTTGAATTTGTAGAAGCTGCTAAAAATATGGGAATTACGGTGCCAATTATTCCGGGAATAAAACCTATTGCGGTTAAACGACACATGCAATTATTACCGCAAGTATTTAGAATAGACTTGCCACAAGATTTAATTGAAGCCGTAGATGGTTGTGCAACAAATAAAGATGTGCGTAAAGTAGGTATAGAATGGGCAATTCAACAATCTAAAGAATTGAAAGCCGCTGGCGTGCCTGTGCTACATTACTATTCTATGGGAAAATCTGATAATATTAAGGCGATAGCAGAAGCACTTTTTTAA